Genomic window (Sediminispirochaeta smaragdinae DSM 11293):
GTAAAACGGCGAAGGCTACCGAATAGGAAGCGGTCTACGGCAGCCCCCGACAGCATGACCAGCAATAATCCGGCGTAGAGTCCGGCCGTATCCATATAGACTCGACGCTCAAATATGTACCAGCCGAGGCCGCCGAGGAAACCGGCGGCTCCGAAAACCATTTCGGCGGCAATAAGGGCACGCCAGCAGCGCGCCCAGGCGGTTTTCAGGCCGGAAAGAAGCGAAGGGAAAATAGAGGGGAGTACGAGATGGAACAGCCTCTGGGTCATGGTCATTTCCCAATTGGCAGCCATCTCGCGATAGCGTGGGGGGATTTCATCGATTCCGGACTGCAGATTCAGATACACCGGCCAGAGGGCACTGTGAACCATCACCAGGAGCACCGCCGGGGTACCGGTTCCCGCCCAGAGAACGACCAGAGGAAGAAGGGCGATGCCGGGAAGGGGATGCAGAAGCGCATTCAGAAGCCCGACTCCCTGCCTTGCCCGTCTTCCCAGGGAGGCGAGAAATACCAAAAGGGCCGCTCCTGCGGTCCCGATGAGCGCCCCAAGGGCAACAAGGAGAAGGGAAAAAAGCAGTTGAGCGGGAAGGAGGCCGGAAAGGGTATC
Coding sequences:
- a CDS encoding ABC transporter permease yields the protein MIFFVIAAVLILWQLLSVSGLVSPILVPSLFSIGKALVRDTLSGLLPAQLLFSLLLVALGALIGTAGAALLVFLASLGRRARQGVGLLNALLHPLPGIALLPLVVLWAGTGTPAVLLVMVHSALWPVYLNLQSGIDEIPPRYREMAANWEMTMTQRLFHLVLPSIFPSLLSGLKTAWARCWRALIAAEMVFGAAGFLGGLGWYIFERRVYMDTAGLYAGLLLVMLSGAAVDRFLFGSLRRFTDCRWGKVEG